Proteins from one Mus pahari chromosome 10, PAHARI_EIJ_v1.1, whole genome shotgun sequence genomic window:
- the Cd3g gene encoding T-cell surface glycoprotein CD3 gamma chain, with amino-acid sequence MEQRKRLVGLFLVISLLQGTVAKTNKAKNLVQVDDSRGDGSVLLTCGLTDKTIKWLKDGNIISPLNATKNTWNLGNNAKDPRGMYRCQGAKETSKPLQVYYRMCENCIELHIGTISGFIFAEIISIFFLAVGVYLIAGQDGVRQSRASDKQTLLQNEQLYQPLKDREHDQYSHLQGNQLRKK; translated from the exons gCACTGTAGCCAAGACAAATAAAG CAAAGAATTTGGTACAAGTGGATGACAGCCGAGGAGACGGTTCTGTACTTCTGACTTGTGGCTTGACTGACAAGACTATCAAGTGGCTTAAAGACGGGAACATAATAAGTCCTCTAAATGCAACTAAAAACACATGGAATCTGGGCAACAATGCCAAAGACCCTCGAGGCATGTATCGGTGTCAAGGAGCGAAGGAGACATCAAAGCCCCTGCAAGTGTATTACAGAA TGTGTGAGAACTGCATCGAGCTACACATAGGCACCATATCCGGCTTTATCTTCGCTGAGATCATCAGCATCTTCTTCCTTGCTGTTGGTGTATATCTCATTGCTGGACAGGATGGAGTTCGTCAGTCAAGAG cTTCAGACAAGCAGACTCTGTTGCAAAATGAACAGCTGTACCAG CCCCTCAAGGACCGGGAACATGACCAGTACAGCCATCTCCAAGGAAACCAACTGAGGAAGAAGTGA